The proteins below are encoded in one region of Prosthecobacter dejongeii:
- a CDS encoding L,D-transpeptidase family protein, whose product MHTLHRLSFSLLILTVMLQVVSCAGPTYREIRRPAPGGGFYVQRIRLEPQEEARLKKQKKDKKKKGDAPVDDGSYWRGDGVVGKPSMKISLSEQKVYFMKDGVVVGMSPISSGRESHATRPGKFSVIQKDLDHKSNLYGDYVDATGVIVKKEVDIRKDARPKGAKFDGANMRYFMRITGAIGMHEGYLPGYPASHGCIRLPTKMAEIFFRESSLGTPVQIVP is encoded by the coding sequence ATGCATACTCTCCACCGCTTGTCTTTCTCCCTGCTGATCTTGACGGTGATGCTCCAAGTCGTTAGTTGCGCTGGCCCCACCTACCGTGAGATCCGCCGCCCAGCACCTGGTGGCGGTTTTTATGTACAACGCATCCGTCTGGAGCCCCAGGAGGAAGCCCGCCTTAAAAAGCAGAAGAAGGATAAAAAGAAAAAGGGCGATGCCCCCGTGGACGATGGCTCCTACTGGCGTGGTGATGGCGTGGTGGGTAAGCCCAGCATGAAGATCAGCCTCAGTGAGCAAAAAGTCTATTTCATGAAGGATGGTGTCGTGGTCGGCATGTCCCCCATCTCCTCCGGCCGTGAGAGCCACGCCACCCGCCCAGGCAAATTCAGCGTCATTCAAAAAGATCTGGATCACAAATCCAACCTGTATGGCGACTATGTGGATGCCACGGGCGTCATCGTGAAAAAGGAAGTCGATATCCGCAAAGACGCCCGGCCTAAAGGCGCTAAATTTGACGGGGCGAACATGCGCTACTTCATGCGTATCACAGGGGCCATCGGCATGCACGAAGGCTACCTACCAGGCTACCCTGCTTCCCATGGCTGCATCCGCCTGCCTACCAAAATGGCCGAGATCTTTTTCCGCGAATCCTCCTTGGGAACTCCGGTGCAGATCGTCCCGTAG